The genomic DNA GAACCTATTTACTGCTCATCTTGTGCAGCACAGGCACCTGAAAACCTCTAAACTCGTTATGACCAATGGTTCTTATAATCATGTCTAGGTACCCTTTGGGAAGCTTGCCTTTATGCCGGGCAAGCTTGTTCACACCAATGAGATACTAGTGCTACTGGGGGACAACTGGTTTGCCGAACGATCAGCCAAACAGGCATGCGATGTCATTGACCGGCGAAAAGAATGTAAGTTGGCAGTCATATCAATAGCCCTCCATCCATCTGCACCACTCAACTTGAGTTTAGATATACCATGCATTCCTGTACATGCAAGATAATACCGTACTCGGTTACTTGCTCTCTCTTccactttctctccctcccctatctctttctctcctctatATCTGTCCTTTCTCTgttattactgtatacgccatatatttcgcgagtataaattttcgcgaatcggagcttcccgacgattttgcgagtggttaaatttgtgaacatGGAGTCCTGGAccgaatggagaaatgtatacgcgtaCATCACACTCATAGCttgatcagagtcaatattttcgtgtgtctttaattttgcgaatggcaccgactcgcgaaattcgcgaaaataagaacctcgcgaaatattcggtgtatacagtatttgaccCATATGTGTTTATGTAAGGCATTCCTTGGCAAATTTCTTCTCCAGGATATCTTTTTAATGCATCCCTTACTATCACTGTATCAGGCTTTGTGGTTTGCCTGTCAATCCCTCTGTCTACAATCAAGCATCCTGGTACCAGATGAAGCTCCTTATATCTTCAGCCCTATTCACTACGTAGAGAAAAAGGCCTCATCAATGATCACTCCAAGAATTGTTAGCATTACCCATTTCTCACTCTTCTCCAGTTTAGTTCTTGAcccttgttttgttgttttattaatCTGCTTGACAGTGATATTGTATTCATTGATGACTAGATATTGCCTAAAATAATTTTGCTTCTATTTTTCGCCCACCCTGTCCTCTCCCGATGTCTGCGGATGTGATTCTGATAGATGTTGGAAAGATGATAGACGACCTCAAGAAACAGCAGTATCTCCTGGAGTCAAGACTAGGCTTTGTCTCGGACCTCAAGAGCACCACGGAAGGTCGGGGAGACGTGGTGGAGATCAGGGAGGACTATGATGCAGAGAAAGAGGCTAAATGGAGAGGTACGTTGTGACAGCAGGATCCTAATTACCCATTGCTTTTAGAAACCATGACAGGAGaggattttaaaaagaaaaatcttggGTTGTCAAGCTGATTGTCATACTGCCAGTTTCTGGCCAGTACCAGTATTGatattctctctctttatgattTATTTCCCCTTGTAAGAAGAAATAATTAAGGTACTTCTTTAAGTATCTTTGTGGTAAGATTGGCAGAAACATTTACTGCTTATGTTGTGTATTCACTGTTTGGTGATCACCAAAATATTGATATGCCCCTTGTcgtactgtatatgctgttattttcgtgaatgaggaggtcatagacattttcgcgagatgttgtttttcgCGAATTGATGCCAACGCTAACGTAAATGTGCTATTACCCGAGCACATTGAGACATTTTTATGCGATCCAACtgagattcacgaaattaaaaaaaaaaataaaccctcgcaaaaataacagcttatacagtaactGAAGATTTTACAGTCATAGTGACGATCAAATGTAATTTAGATGTAGAAGTATATTGTTTACAAGTCTTGTATCATCAAATCGTCACCTATTTTAAATGGTACTaatgcaagacattttttaTGATATAGCATCGTAGGAAGCACATTCACTCAGAGAGAAGATGCATCTTAATTCGCCGATTTCCAGAAGTCTGTCCTTTTCTTCCATACTTGTATCCAGTATTTATTGTAGGGGTTGTTTTCCACCTAGAAACTGTGTCAGAGTGCCAAAGCATCAAACTGAAGAGGTTGGTTAGAATCAACTACTGATGGTAGTGTAGATTTGCCAGTTGAACGGACATCTAGGTTGGGGAAAAGCATCTTATAGCCATAGAGCCAAGGTAACTGTAAGCATTGAGTGGCGCACCACTTTCATCTTTTCCTGAATCTGAAACTTcagagcagaggaaagcaaacaagaagaagaagaagaaggcttCTACTGAGCCATCACCACCAGCACAAACTACAGCAACAACCAAGCCATCCGGAGGCCACCAGAGTCCTGGGAGGGGAGGAGAGGAGGGGGCTGGGGAAAGTGGTGGAGACGCCAAGGCGATGAGCGAGGAAGAGGAGCGCTTGTGGGCCAGACTGGATGAACTGGAGAGGCAGGAGGAAGAGCTGGATGAGATGGCGTAAGTGCATTTTGCATTCCATTCATCACTCCATCAAGAAATTTTGTGTTGCTGACTTTGCTGAAGTTGCTTGGATGTTCTCCATGTTGGGTTGTCAGAGACCTGCAGTTTGAGCAGAGACCTCTTTATCACAAGTGCTTCATCATGGTGCAATTTCTAATGTCTGATGTCAAAATTGTGGTTTTCAGATAGAAGGCAAGGAGGATGTAGGAATGTATATGCGATGGTATTTTCTTAATCTTCTTTAATCTAAGGAGGTTTATCCATACTGAATTTGTACATTGGGGGAGAAAGGTACAGGTTCATTTCTCTTCACGATGCATGCATCATCTTCATTTCGATCTCTGCAGCATGTTGGATGAGGATTATGAGGAGGAGACAGTAGcgtcacacaaacaaaccacagCAGCTGAAGAAGCCAAGCTCCCAACAGTGACGGGACCAATTCAAAGGCATGTTCACTTGGGCGATGAGCAGACACCCCCCACGTCAGAAATGACTCTCAATCTGGGAGAAGATGACAGCGATGACGAGGATGAAgaggatgacgatgatgatggacCAGGTTCGACATCGGTCATCCACTTCACACACAATAAGGGGCAGGACAAGCAGGTATTTGTGCATTTCAATATAATGTTAGTTAAAGGTAGCagcagtaatgataatgatggtgatgataataatgataatgataataatgataatgaaaataatgataatgataattatcatcatcatcttcatcatatGAATGTTGTCTTATTCATCAATCCTCTTCACTGCtgtatcaaaattatcattcccTTGCGTCATGTACTTTGGTCAAGATGGACATTGTGGAGAAAACCTGAATGCCCTGGGTGGGATTCAGACCAAGTACTCCCCTCCCTGCGTGGAAGCGTTGACCTTTACAAGTAACACATAAGGTTTTGACACCAAAAATGTGGTGCATTACATTGTTAAATGTCCATTTGAGTCACTAGATAGCACTTACTGTATGTGCAATGCATGATTTTGTTTCCTTCACTGTAAGGAACCACCCATGATGGAGAATGGCAAAGATGTGTCGCCCAGATCTCCCGGCGATATCTATGAGCTCTACCATTCCAAGAGCTGCGATGAGGGCGGTGAGTCTTCAGAGGTGCAACCCAGGTCCATTCTCAAGCACTCGCGTGAGTCATCAGAAGCACAACCCATGTCTATTCTCAAGCAGACGTCTGTCTCACATCAGGCAGAAGAATCTACATCCAAGAGGAAGGAAGAAGCTAAGGGAAAGCGTCAGCCTCTACCTGCGCCTGTGTCTgtaagtttttcttttctcttttcacaTCAATCAAATTAGTCCAATGCAGAAAACATGTGATTGCGACTAGGTGCTGAATAACAGCAGCAAGAGAAGTAGTTTAGTATGGAGACAATAAAGCTGTGCGGGCAGCTGTTGCTGCTtcattatatgaaataaaaatggtttTATCATCAATCTCTCCAGAATATATGATTTTCCAGACTCTGTGCTTCCCATGATGTAGAATTAGCGTCACTTGATTTCCAAATGCCTGCCACAGACACgctataagattttgaaaaattgGGTCTTGAACTTAACCATAAAACGGCCAGGGGGTTGAATCAACTCCCCTCAACATTAGCGTTCAGATTGGTCAGGCATACAGGAGATGAGGTATTCATACACATTTCACAGCATACCAGCAATATGCTTCCCCAAActtgacatattttgaacatttcaatacagtgcactcccattataatgaacacggttataacgaaattccggttacaaagGGGGTACTCTATTGAAATCGGCAGGCCTTTGTCCGCGCGCAATTCCTAGGCTAGCGTGGGGACAATTAGTGACGTTCACCAAgacaaaaggatgaaagacttGACCGACAAACCTAAGCTGAccctctttgagggacaaaatcaaagcagCTTCCCGCAGGACAGCGTCCAAGCGGAACAATGCGAGTGGAAccgcatagacaatacacgcagaTTCAATAGCATACACACGCTTGGTTTACCAATGAGACTTTTGATCCATACACATCTCGCAGAGGGTGCGCTCGCTGCAGATTTTTCCGACacgaaaaaaatacatctagctgaaaaatcatgtatttactcaaaattttccaaTGTAAGCATGCTCATATTTTTAGTGGAAACGATGGCTATGCTAATCAGCTACCAGTACATATCATTGGCAGTTTCTTGTGTAACATATTACGGTACCATCAGAACTTAAATGATCAATGCTTTTCTCGCTCTTCTtagtcgccgatcggcgaccatggcacgtcagGACTAAGGTCGCCGTTCGGTGACCATGGCACGTTAAGAGTTAATGACAAGAGTTAGATAAGatttcaaatactgtaaaagtggaaatttttgtgcgaCTAATTTGCGCTCGGCCACggaagttcaagttcaagttgatttatttcatttctaacaaacaaaataattggaagtacaatgaaacattTGTATACACAGATGTGagaaaatcagtaccacaatgcgatgaacagaaataacattgtaaaaaagatacaggtaaattatcaacagagatacaaaaaaaaataactgttatgtcactgtggtaaatgcataaacaatattgctggaaatggaggggactgctaaaaagcagagcttgtagaatgcagtcccctcatacagaaaaaaaacaaacatagttTTTAAAACTCggaagaagagtttcgcatgtttttaattttgcggaatcaagacagtatttttgcactagtttctggttgcgcgaaatgtgcaaaaattttaactccacgaaaatttccacttttacagtatgtgatttttttttcccgcaaatgtgacttttttttaatgtttcagcCAAATCACCTTATACGGCACCTCACCTAGCTTCAACAACTTTGACTCTGTCAGTGTAATGTGATTATGGGTCATATATTggattcccttttttttttctttcctttttttaagtGAATCGAAGCAATGAAAAGGTAGTGTAAAAGGTCTTGGGTTAAAATGTGCCAAGGTGCACTGATGTTAGGGTGGTTGTCTAACATGTGGATGTATGCCTGCTTCATATCATATTTGAAATTGGAGTATTTAGCCTAATTAGTGTTTTGATTGCATCAAAGTACAATAACAATCATGCTTCCTTTCCATTTTCTTCTGCAGGCATTTACAGGAAACGTTGTTGAACACAGCCATTCGGCAGTACCCAGCACAGCTCCCGTCCCTTCAGAGCAGAGTCAAGGGTCAAAGCGTGTGTCAAAGTTCAAGGCAGCCAGACAGGGCAAGAGATGATGGTGACTGTGCCAGGAAAAGGCAGCCAGACAGGGCAAGAGATTATGGTGACTGTGCGAGGGATGTAAATGAACTAAGAACATCAATGCATTCCAGGATCACAGTTACCCCACAGCTTTTGGGCCCAGTCATGCACATTGCCAAAATCCTCTAAGCCCTCAGCTTAAGAGTAGCTTGCAGTAGGCTGTGTGGTCACTTCTTGATAGGGctgcagccccctccccccttgcaATATGTGAGCAGCAGTGTCAATCTGCAGTCAAAGTTATGAGCACCAAATAAACGCCGTCACTATTCAATAGGTGTCTGCACACATATCTCGCGCTGTGGGCGAATCTATCTCTCCATGCATTGCAATTTCAGTGACCACCTGACTCGTCTTGGTTTAAAAAGTATCTATGGACAACCATGTAGATGGCGGTGATTTGATGCCTGATTTCCAGCTTCAGATCTGAAGTTGCAGTGTTATGCTTGTTGATATCTTTCCAATGTACAAACACAGCATTATGGTTAGGTTTTGTCTCAAGGCCCTAAAGTGATGAGCATAAGTGCCTGATAACCTAACTGTAGTTGTAAGATCTTGGAGAACAAGAATATGATTCTTTATgttcacatatttttgtatggAATTTAACACAGAGACCTTTTTATcatcaagaaaatgaaagcttGCTGAATGAAAGAACATAATTGTAATAGAAAATAAGAAATTCAGATATGAATCATGTGTTTAAGTGTTATCGTTTGTTTATTGTATGTTTCCATGAAACACTGGATTATGGGTATGAAAGGATAACAGTACAATTCATCTGGATGTAAAATGAGATACAACAATTGTAGGTGATCCTTGATATGAAAGCACAAAGTTGGCTGTAAGCGTAAAAACTGCTTGGCTTCCTTTAACTCATCAAATCCCAGGGATATTTGCTGCAGAAATAACCACCTTGTCATCACCACTTTGGCACATCTGAATTTTACTGCATATTGTATGTAGGAGAAAGATTAGATGGAAGTACTTAGAGTAATTGAATCCACACAAatcaggaggggggggggggggacacaaatatttgcaatttgagACTGAAACGATAGCTTTCACCTCAAATAAAAGGTAGTGTTTTGTTCTACTTGATGAAATCCTAGCAGTGGATGATAGAAattgtagttgaaaaaaaagatagtgcAGCATCAAACCACTGAAATATTCTGTCTTGAAGTCGATGGGTTAAACAAATTCACTGTTCAGACTTATTCACCAACATGAAGATGGTAACAACAGTATCTTCATATGACAGCCCTGATGGtctggtgtatgcatgtgcgaggctgtttctctgtctgtctgtgcgagtacatttgtgtgtttgattcaTAGAATTCCTCTTGTGTTCAAATTATATCTGGGCATTAAAggctaccaaaaaaaaaagagaaagaaataaaacctAGAAACTTAATTTTGTTCTCTTGTTGAGTGTCTATGTTGTCTGTGTCTATGCCTGATTTATACAAACACACAGGAAAGGGTAACATGGTACACTTTTACAATCTTtcattatacattttgtacatcatgtacatgtatttcttttgcATTTGTGAAAGTGTGTAATATCTCCCTGTACTTACAGACAATTGCACTTGGACTTGAGAAATATGCCATGGTAAGAAAGATGTAGGTAAACTCATAAGCACCAGACCTTATTCTTTTCGTCCAGTCAATTTTGAATTACATAGGTTCCTAATTATCtccttttctgaaaaaaaaaatgctaagaAGCTGAACACTAACAAAAATACCATGGACATAGAAATTATGCATTGTTCCATTCATTTGTTGGTCATGCAATTGAgacctattttgttttgtcatgatGAACTGTTATCCAGTTGGATCTTCACCATGTAGCTACTGATTCAAAATCCTACATGAATTTTCAATAAACGCTCTGCAACCACAATATTTGATACAGTATCAAagagcttccccccccccccccgcaatttcatttcatttcatttcatcaaaacCAATGTGATTCATATTTGTAAGAGATATACACTCATAGAAATATGACCGTTCTTGAATAAGTACAGGTGACTCCTGTGATAATCGGAGTCCCTTTGGactgacagttttcttttgttatatcaaaatctgCTGGAATTGAAGGGAATTATGCACTATGGACATTAGTTATATCAATTTGgggaccagggccctgttttatgaagacttataattgattatatagttgatttctattatatgtctatggcagcctgtgtggtgaGGGAATtaataatcgattatatcttttgataaaacagggccctgaatgtttacttcattgtaacgaAATCGCATATAACCAAAGATCCTACTGTAGTGTGTAGGATCTTTgatataaccatgttcattgtAATGGGAACGCCCTGTATATATCTCTATGGTTCATAATACATTATACTTCATTAGTGATAGCAGTAAATTATGGATGAAAGGAATATTGATTTTTATGGCAATGGGGATGATGGCAGAGATAGCCGAAATAATACCTTTATCAGGCAAAGAATTGCACTGAGATATTTGTTAAATTTGGAGATTCCATTGAAATATATGCATTTCCTACCGAACAGAGAATAGGAAAATGGAAATGTTTTAACAGTACATTGATGCATTGCTGTTTTGCAGTTTGGCGATACCATACATGTCATTGGATGCCTGTTGATTAGCTGAGGTCAGGCAGGATAGGCGTACGTAGCTACGCACCGTAGCGAAGTAATTAGACTACTACTACTGAAGTACATCGACCCTCGTTCATACGTACACAAACTGAGCAATGCTAGCGAACCGTCCCCAATCTCCCCCGATCCCTGTGGCCCCCCACACGCACATCACACACGGTATACTGCACGGCGCGAGCGGCCTTGTATAAAGAATACACGGCGGAACTAGGCACTTTTGTACGAGCTCGGTGTGTGGCTAGTAGTTACAAAACTACGAAAATAACGTCGAATGCCAAGTCCTGCTTTGCATTTATCACATAATATCAAGCACCAGTCATGACCGACACGAAGCAAGACCTAGTAGATCCAGCTGATGGCAAAAATGTGCAAGACTTGACGCAGTTTGTAAGTACATTTTATCGTATCAATCATTCGCATTCGCCTCACCACCTAGCTCTCTCAATTGTTCGGTACCGTGCACCAGTAGGGGCGCTGGTCCGAGAATGCGGATCGTCCGCACAAACGAGGGTATCTCCGTAAACGCGGACAAATCGCGTCCGCGAAAATCATGATCGGTAGCTTTTTCGCGGACGATTTTTTTCCTCGGGGCTTTGCGGGCTTAGGGGTACCGAACCGCACGTTCTAGATGCGATAAACGGATTCCTCGTGTACAAATACCCCTAGTTCACCGTCTACTTTTGTGGGTTGTCCGTCTTCCCGTGGATTTATCGCGCGAAATGTGAAAGTCGCTGTGCTGTCGATGGCAATACACGCATCATGGAGCAACACACCTACGAAGTCACCAATGCACTTTGCAGTGGAATTATGGCAAATTTGAACGGTATGAATATTTCTAATAGCTAAAATATTAATTCTAATTATTGTTAATTAATATTCCGATTTCCGATTGCCTGGTTTGGCGACTGTATGCCGGTACCTAAAATCCCGTTGTAAACACATCGTTGTGTTGAATATGTCCGACTGCCCGTGCATGGCAGCTGCGTTCATGCCGACGCTAGTTTCCCATGTATCgtataatgtatgcatgcacatgggcATTTAAATGATCACAAACAAAACGGAAAGTGCTTTAATATTCAAGGAACGGTTGAATAAAACTAACAAAACtttaagcaaaaaacaaaacaaaacaaaaaacaaacaagaaaaataaacataattattttgaaacagTGGAAACGAAATTATCAAAGCTACTTCTTTCGATCACAATTAAATGATATTCCCATTTTTAAAATCCCAATAATgatttatgaaataaacttgaaaatgGCTCCCGTAAGCGAGTACTGTAGCAATTTTAAAGACTGGTCTCACTACAGTTACAGAGTATCCAGTGCTCATAGTTTTAACAAAACTGTGTTTAATTTATTCCCGTGAATCATTTTATCTATGAGGGTGAGCTCTCACCTGTAGGTCCGGTAGCACGCCCGTCATCGTGGAGTCGAGTGAGGGGAGAGACCAGTACAAAGTTTGTATTATTATAGGGTAAGAAAAGTTACCAGAACTTCTCACATGATGGTCCACACGCATGCTTCATTAATTGGTCGGTGAAtgatatcacatttgttttattgGTTATTGCATCATAAGCAGGAACAGATTATATGTACTTCTTTAGAAGTGTTATATGTGTGCCACATCTTAAATTCTGTTTGAATCTAGATGTGTACTAACCAAACTACATCTGTTAATTTCATAAAGATGACCTCCGAGAACTGATGGATGTTCACATTCAGGAAATGAAGGAGTTGTGTAATGAAGGCCAAAACGAACCAGGTAAGCAACGTTACACATAAAAGTGACATTGATATATTTCTGCCACTCTGATTCAGTATTAATATCACACTGCAT from Diadema setosum chromosome 9, eeDiaSeto1, whole genome shotgun sequence includes the following:
- the LOC140232695 gene encoding uncharacterized protein, which encodes MAVESDLARIGRLKEEEEKALFETLEKVRQWEKFDEDYTALKTRLSTLPDKVSHPIMVPFGKLAFMPGKLVHTNEILVLLGDNWFAERSAKQACDVIDRRKEYVGKMIDDLKKQQYLLESRLGFVSDLKSTTEGRGDVVEIREDYDAEKEAKWREQRKANKKKKKKASTEPSPPAQTTATTKPSGGHQSPGRGGEEGAGESGGDAKAMSEEEERLWARLDELERQEEELDEMAMLDEDYEEETVASHKQTTAAEEAKLPTVTGPIQRHVHLGDEQTPPTSEMTLNLGEDDSDDEDEEDDDDDGPGSTSVIHFTHNKGQDKQEPPMMENGKDVSPRSPGDIYELYHSKSCDEGGESSEVQPRSILKHSRESSEAQPMSILKQTSVSHQAEESTSKRKEEAKGKRQPLPAPVSAFTGNVVEHSHSAVPSTAPVPSEQSQGSKRVSKFKAARQGKR